The DNA segment CTGGTCTAAAATGAAGTCAaactcaattattttaaatattttatttaattaaattttataaaaaaatatatttaaaaattatttcattgaaggtttttattttaaatttttaaaatttatctacaagaaatttaaaaaataagaagcTAAACAATTTTAGTAGGAGAGAGTATTGTATATATTGCTTTGGCAGCATTTTAATAGGGAAGACTGATTGTAATTGATGATTATATATTGAAGAAACTTGTATAGGTTGTGTACTAAGAGCTTTTAGCAATTATTTGTTCATTAAGGAATTTGTAATTGTGAGTGTATTGAGAGTGTAAAGTAGTGTTCTACTTAAGGCCCATTTGGATTGGTAGTGCATTTAtctacggttagtgtaaaaataacgatGAGATTAGATAATGTAGCGATACTGTAGTGTGAAACAAAAAGAAAGCTAAATACATTATACTGGAGGTAAACGCCCATCCAAAAAGGCCATTAATTTACAACATAAGTTTTTAGAGGGAACTTAGAGGAGAGTGATCTAGATCTTTAGATGCAAAAGTGAGATTGTTAAACCGATGTGTGTTAAGACTTATACCACTTGTTGTACAAGGTTGAAAGGTATTAGATTATCTCTTTAGACAAAGCTTTGTAATCATAGAAAAATTAAACTGTGTAAACAACTTACttgtattcttttttatttatcgCAATTACACTCCTAGTGCTCGTTGCTCGTATCAATGCTTATTCAATTAAAGCCCTCCAAGCAATATTGATTCCAATATTCAAACTTGATCTAAATTTTCGAGAAAAAACTcgatttaacttaaaatttaatcaatataatcaataaattaaaCCATAGTggtagggttttttttaaatatttatttagttgtacttaaataacttaaaaaacaAGAAAGTACACACTGAAATTATACCCAAAAATTCCTTCTAACTAAACTCACCAAGAATATGGCAACGGCAACAAAAAACAGAACATGCATCATAACATAACATAGCATTGGTTTTTTTATTCTTCTGGTCCCTTATACTTTTTAACATTTGAAATCTGATCTATCTACTTTTAATCCAATGAATTTAGCCTCTATACTCTTCTTTTGGATTTAATAATCAAAGCCCAATAGATAATACCGTTGAAGAAGTTCATCTAAAATAGATTATtggactttttaaaaaaaaattacacacATAACAAATATTACATCGTGGAAAGACCGAAACaagcaaataaaaaatattaaatatgaggtTGTAAAGCTTCCAATTCTAAATTCGGGGTTGTAAGGTTCTTCGATCATGTTTCACTAGAAGCAAAGTGAAAAGTCGATATTTTGTTTTTGATTACATGACTTTAAGTtgactttaaaataataatagagtaattatattttttaagtccCTATGCTTTGACAAAAATTAAGATTTAGTCCTTgcactttaaaagttaaaaattaaatcttctttttttatttaaaatatctatTCAgtcattaaaatcataaatattttctatcaaaatttatcaatttgaaactttgatTAAGCTATCTTTATATTAACAGAAAATAAACATGATAAgttaacaaattttaatataaactattAACAACAATAACGaatgaactaaaatttttaaattaaagaagtaagaggattgaattttaactttttaaaatataaagactaaatcacaTATTGTGTacaaatatagggactaaaaagatatttttttggCTTTGGTTTTGGAATACATGCATGTCGTTTTCCATGAATTAGAAAACAACGAAAATGTTGGGTCAATTCCAAGAATCACGTTTTCCCgacatttaatttcaaaaaccaataaaaattaaattaaaattataaaaattaaaatccctCACTGACTATGACTACGTGTCTGCCACGTAGTTATTATCAACCTATTATTTTTCGCCACGTGCCCAAATCTCTCCCTTCATTAAATTCCCCCACCAATCTATCTACCCTCTCTGACCCTTTCCCgttatttaattaaaagaaaaaacaaacacAAGCTGACAATAACAGACCATTTCCACTCTTCACTTCCCTCTCTCTACTTCATTTCCCGGAGGCGACTCTCACCGGCACCCTACCGGCGGTGGTTCTCTCACCAATGGGTTTTTCTTCAAAATGCTGATATTTCAAAGAAACTAAACATTTCCTTTCTTGTTTTCTAGCTTCCAAATTCTTAGCTTTTTAGCTTCTTTTTTTAAagttcatttctttctttttttcttttttgaagtttCAACCCAATAGTTATGGCTTCTCCAGCTTTTGTTTGAAGCTTAGTAGAAAAAAAATGGAGTTTTTGTAATGCTGAAGAGCAAACATGGACATGGATATGGACATGAAGATGATGATAAAGATGAAATCTCTTTtaacttttgttttgttttggcttGTTCTTTTAGCTGTTATTGCTTCATTCCCAGTGAGATCTTTAACTTTAAGCCCTTCTTTAAATGATGATGTTTTGGGGTTAATCGTTTTCAAAGCAGACATTCAAGATCCAACTCAAAAGCTTTCATCTTGGAATGAAGACGATGACACTCCTTGTAACTGGAAAGGTATTAAGTGTAACCCTAGGTCAAACCGGGTCACTGAGCTCAACCTTGACGGGTTCTCTCTTTCGGGTCGGATCGGACGTGGCCTCTTGCAGCTCGAGTTCTTAAGGAAGCTTTCTTTAGCCAACAACAACCTCAGTGGAACCATAAGTCCCAACATGGTAAAGCTTGAAAGTCTCATAGCCATTGACTTGAGTGAGAATTCTCTTACAGGTTCCATCCCTGATGAGTTTTTTAAACAATGTGGGTCTTTGAGGTACATTTCTTTAGCAAATAATCAGTTTTCAGGTAAGATTCCAGGGAGTTTAGGTTCTTGTGCTACACTTGCTGCTATTAACTTGTCCATGAACCGGTTTTCAGGGTCATTACCTGTTGGGATTTGGGGTTTAAGTGGTTTAAGGACATTGGATTTGTCTTGTAACATGTTGGAAGGTGAAATTCCTAAAGGGGTTCAAGCTTTGAACAATTTGAGGTCCATTAATTTGAGTAACAACAGGTTCACTGGTCAAGTTCCTGATGAAATTGGAAGCTGTTTGTTGTTAAGATCAATTGATTTCAGCATGAATTTGTTCTCTGGGTCGGTTCCTAAGACAATGCAGGAGCTTAGCTTGTGTACTTATCTGAATTTAAGTGTGAATTCATTTGTTGGTGAGGTTCCTGAATGGATCAGTGAAATGGAAAGTCTCCAAACTTTGGATTTGTCAGTGAATAAATTTTCTGGTCAGGTTCCTGATTCTATAGGAAAACTTAAGTTCTTGAAGGTGTTGAATTTCTCTTCTAATAGCTTAAATGGTAGCTTACCTGCATCAATGGAAAACAATATGAACCTTCTGGCATTGGATATTAGCCAGAACTTGTTGACCGGTGATCTTCCTGGATGGATTTTTAAATCCGGTCCGAGCCAAGTCTTGTTTTCGGAGCAAAAAGTTGATGCAAATGTGGATAACCCCATTTCAGCTTCATTAGGAGCCTACCTTCAAAGAATTCAAGTCCTGGATTTATCTCAGAATTCATTTTCCGGGGAATTAACGTTCGATATCAGGGCTTTAAGCAGCTTGAAGTTGTTGAATCTGTCTAGAAACTCTCTCATTGGACCTGTTCCAGGAACTGTTGCAGAGTTGAAGGCCTTGGAAGTTCTTGATTTGAGTCAAAATCAACTTAATGGAAGCATTCCTATGGAAATTGGAGGAGCTTATTCCCTTAAGGATCTTAGGCTCAAAGCAAATTTCATAGAGGGAAAAATTCCTTCATCAATTGAGAACTGCACTTTGCTAAGAACTTTGTAAGTTTGTCTTTGAGTATGATTAGCTCATTTTGTGGTTCATTATATTCATATAAGCTTTTGATAGGTGAATTTTAATCTATTTGTTCAAAGGTTGTATGAGTTTTTGGACTATTTTTCATTGAAAAAGTTACTTTAAAATTGAAACCTTTTATGTTCTATGGATTATCTGTTGCATTTgtgttgatgtttgatgttggaaACATGGTTAAAGCTTTTTCAGCAAGGTATCTTGAATTTACAATGTATTTTCTTAAGAACTAAGTGTTGGACTTTCTTTTGTTGTTGAATTTTTGTAGGATCATATCACAAAACAACCTGAGTGGTCCGATCCCTGCCGAAATCGGAAAACTGAGCGACCTAGAATACGTGGACTTGTCTTTCAACGACCTTGTGGGAAGGTTGCCGAAGCAGTTAGCCAATCTTCCCCGTCTCTTATCATTCAACATTTCCCACAACAATTTACAAGGTGAACTGCCTGCTGGTAGATTTTTCAACACCATATCGCCTACGGCTGTCTTCGGCAATCCCTTACTTTGCGGCTCCACGGTTAACAAATCTTGCCCTGCAGTTCTCCCGAAACCGATTGTACTAAATCCTAACATCACTTCTGATTCCATTTCTGATGAGTTACCTCCGAATGTCGGTCGTAAAAGGATAGTTCTTAGTATATCTGCCCTTATTGCTATTGGTGCAGCTGCTTTCATTGTTGTTGGAGTCATTGCCGTCACTGTTCTTAATCTCCGTGTCAAGTCATCAACATCCCACTCTGCAGTGCCCATTGCTTTTTCTGCTGGGGACGAGTTTAGCCGTAGCCCTACTACCGATGCCAACTCTGGGAAACTTGTCATGTTTTCTGGTGAACCTGACTTTAGCACAGGAGCACATGCTATGCTCAACAAGGACTGTGAGCTCGGGCGTGGTGGGTTCGGAGCAGTGTACCGAACAGTTTTGCAAGATGGACGCGCGGTGGCAATCAAGAAGCTCGCTGTCTCAAGTCTTGTGAAGTCACAAGAAGAATTTGAAAGGGAAGTCAAGAAACTAGGGAAAATACGGCACTATAATCTTGTGGCGCTCGAGGGCTATTACTGGACTCCATCGTTGCAACTTCTCATTTCTGAATTTGTGTCCGGTGGAAGTCTACACAAACATCTTCATGAAGGATCAAGTGGTAATTACCTTTCTTGGCATGACCGGTTCCGTATCATTCTAGGGACAGCGAAAGGCTTGGCTCACTTGCATGAATCAAGCATTATTCACTACAATATAAAGTCGATCAATGTCCTCATCGATGGTTCAGGTGAACCTAAAGTGGCAGATTTTGGCCTAGCAAGGTTGTTGCCTATGCTAGACCGCTACATTTTAAGCAGCAAAATTCAAAGTGCACTTGGCTACATGGCACCCGAGTTTGCCTGCCGAACCGTGAAAATAACTGAGAAATGCGATGTGTATGGATTTGGTGTTTTGGTTATGGAAGTGGTTACTGGGAAGAGACCTGTTGAGTACATGGAAGACGATGTCGTCGTCCTTTGTGACATTGTACGAGGAGCATTGGAAGAAGGCAGGGTGGAAGAATGTGTTGACGAAAGGCTGCAAGGCAAATTCCCAGTAGAGGAAGCGATTCCGGTAATGAAACTAGGCTTAATCTGCACGTCACAAGTACCGTCAAATCGGCCAGATATGTCTGAGGTAGTTAATATATTGGAATTGATCAGATGCCCCTCAGAAAGCCAAGATTCTGGATGAGTTTTAACTTGTTCCTTAAGAAACTGAGATTTATTAAGGGGTTATCTGGCGAAGAAGAATCCGGTTTTTGTTCCCTTTCGTTTTTGTTTTACGGTTTACATTCGTGATTCCTTCTGCATGTTATAGTTCAGTTTGCCGGATTCCTCTTCACCGGTTTCCAATTCCAGGGACCCCTTAGGTTATTGTTACTAATCTGCAGTATTTTGCAATTTTTTGTTCATTGGAATTGTCTCCTCTCTTACAATCCACTGATAGCATTAGTTTATGGGGACCTATGGTAGAATGTCCATAACCATTACCATGTGCATGCATTGATATTATAAAAGCAAAAAGAGTAAATGTGACTAGGCACAGGTCAGTCAACCACAAAGTTCTATCTATTCTTACAAAAAAAATGTTGTTTGCCCCAAGATATTGGAATTTTCATAATAACTTATGCACATGGAACTCTCTAAGTCCCTCTGCTTTTCTCTCTCGTTTTGTACTTTCGAGAAGGAGCTTTCTCACCGATAATGGCTGTCTCTTTGGCCAAGGGCAGCACCATCAAGAGTTCTTCCACTCTTGTACAATTTTTGTTAATCGTTTGATTGGTAATCTTTCCCGGCTCTCTTATATTTCAACCTTTCCGTTCGAGAAAACCCTTTTGATTTCTCCTTCAGCAACCTCTAATTCGGCCTCTCTCACGTAGGTGCCTTATTGTTCCAGCCAACCGCCACCTGTTCCCCTGTGCTCCACCTCCTCACCGCTTCTCCGCTTAAAACACCAGTCTGCTCGGATTTTCAGTTGGAGATCCTATATGCGGCATTTTTAGTCTTTACCAGCCACCAACCTTCTTACCATCTTGTGCTGCATGCTCTCTACCACGGAATCTTTCGCCCCCAATTATTCACCTATTTAGCCACTATTTATTTAGTAAGGGGATTCGAGTCACAcaatttctaacatgaaatttttatCTTATTCAGGTTGTACTTTTTTTGGAATGAAATGaactttttttcatatatttgaaggataaaacatttattcatgtttaaATATGTATTAGATATCGATATTAAATAGATTATAGATTGCTACCATTAAAAACTCttcttaaaaaaacaataaataatcaaACTATAGTGATCTTTATCTGTTAATCATAAAAAATCTCAGGCTACCATTTTTATACATCAGTTTTTGGGGTAAAGCCTGATAGGAAGTCCCATGGCAGGATATGGCATTGGTTCCCAAATTATAGGTTCATTAGGGATCATTTCAGTCCAACTATACTTTGTTACAAGATGATGTATTATCAGCAACGTTTCGACTCTAGCGAATTCGATCCCGGCACAAACCCGAGGCCCTGCTCCGAACGGTACGTAAGTATACGGAGGGAACGCTTTCGACGAGCTCTCGAATCTCGATGGATCAAACTTCTCCGGATCTTTGAATATGTTGTTGTCCATGTGAGTCCCCGGAGCCACCCAA comes from the Gossypium hirsutum isolate 1008001.06 chromosome A06, Gossypium_hirsutum_v2.1, whole genome shotgun sequence genome and includes:
- the LOC107937692 gene encoding probable LRR receptor-like serine/threonine-protein kinase IRK → MDMDMDMKMMIKMKSLLTFVLFWLVLLAVIASFPVRSLTLSPSLNDDVLGLIVFKADIQDPTQKLSSWNEDDDTPCNWKGIKCNPRSNRVTELNLDGFSLSGRIGRGLLQLEFLRKLSLANNNLSGTISPNMVKLESLIAIDLSENSLTGSIPDEFFKQCGSLRYISLANNQFSGKIPGSLGSCATLAAINLSMNRFSGSLPVGIWGLSGLRTLDLSCNMLEGEIPKGVQALNNLRSINLSNNRFTGQVPDEIGSCLLLRSIDFSMNLFSGSVPKTMQELSLCTYLNLSVNSFVGEVPEWISEMESLQTLDLSVNKFSGQVPDSIGKLKFLKVLNFSSNSLNGSLPASMENNMNLLALDISQNLLTGDLPGWIFKSGPSQVLFSEQKVDANVDNPISASLGAYLQRIQVLDLSQNSFSGELTFDIRALSSLKLLNLSRNSLIGPVPGTVAELKALEVLDLSQNQLNGSIPMEIGGAYSLKDLRLKANFIEGKIPSSIENCTLLRTLIISQNNLSGPIPAEIGKLSDLEYVDLSFNDLVGRLPKQLANLPRLLSFNISHNNLQGELPAGRFFNTISPTAVFGNPLLCGSTVNKSCPAVLPKPIVLNPNITSDSISDELPPNVGRKRIVLSISALIAIGAAAFIVVGVIAVTVLNLRVKSSTSHSAVPIAFSAGDEFSRSPTTDANSGKLVMFSGEPDFSTGAHAMLNKDCELGRGGFGAVYRTVLQDGRAVAIKKLAVSSLVKSQEEFEREVKKLGKIRHYNLVALEGYYWTPSLQLLISEFVSGGSLHKHLHEGSSGNYLSWHDRFRIILGTAKGLAHLHESSIIHYNIKSINVLIDGSGEPKVADFGLARLLPMLDRYILSSKIQSALGYMAPEFACRTVKITEKCDVYGFGVLVMEVVTGKRPVEYMEDDVVVLCDIVRGALEEGRVEECVDERLQGKFPVEEAIPVMKLGLICTSQVPSNRPDMSEVVNILELIRCPSESQDSG